The genomic window AGCTATGATTTTCCCTATTTCATGTCCACCACTTCCAAACTCTCTTGAAATAGTTATAACAAAAGTATTATTATATTTATCAACTATATCTTCAGTAGAAATATCTTTTACAGTTTCTTGTAAAAGCCATTTTTCAATATTAGGCATTTTAATACTATAAAATTTAATAAGAGTTCCAATTAATAAAGCAGCAATAATACTACCTTCTCTTATTCCTTCAATCTTAGATATAAAAGCATAAGAACTAATTAAACCTATAACTACCATCAAACTATCCATAGAAATTTTTATTTTACCAAACTCTTTTTTGAAAGTTTGAGAAATAACAATAACTAAACCTTCCAAAGGAAGATATGTTAATCTAGTTTTAATAACAAGAAATATTCCAAAAGCTAAAATAACACAAGCTAATAAACATAAAAAAAGTTGTTCTATATAATTGCTAGGTTGTAAATTTTTACTTAAAGTCATTGCAATATCAATACAATAGCCAAATAATATAACAGCAGGAAGTTGTACTAATTGAAAAATATTGTACTTTTTACGCAATATTATTATTTGTATTAAAATAAATAAACTATTTAAAATAATTGTCAATTCACCTATTGTTAGAGAAAATCTCAAACTATATATGTAAGGAACACAAGAAATTGGAGATACACCAATATCTGCTTTTACAGATAGGGAAACACCTAAAGCCATTATAAAAAGTCCTATTATAAAAACAAGAACTCTCTTTACAAAATTTATATTAATAATCTTTTCTTTTTGCAATACCAATTTATCTTCTTTCAATCTTTTAATAATAATTCAATATGACTTGTAATATAAACGAGAAGTTAAAACAAAGGCTTATTTATCAAGCTTTTTTTAAATTAAAATGAGTTAATTAGAGGGGATTGTACTACTAATTAGCTTCAATTTAAAAAAGAGTAAATATAATTACTCTTTTTTGTTGTTAGTGTCCAGATATTCCTTTAGGAACTTTTATAGGCTTTGGAGCTGCCCAAATTATAAATGCTGCAAAAAGAAATACAACTGAAAGTGTTATCATCACTTGATTAGTTGCTAACATAACACTTTGTTTATCAATCATTGAATTTATGGTTTGATTAATCAAATCTGTACTCATTCCTGAGTGTTCCATTGATATTCTAATACTATTATCACTATCTGTAATGGCTACTAAATCTGCATGATTTTCAATGGTTTTATTACTCCATGCAGTTGATACAAAGGATGTTGCAAAAGCACCTGCTAAGGTTCTTACAAAATTCAATAACCCTGCTGCTGAATCTACTTCATTTTTATCTACACTTGAAAGGGATAAACCCATTGAAGGAATAAAAAAGAAAGGTAATCCAAATCCCATAAAAAATAGAGGTAACATAACATCTATAAAAGCCATATCGGTATTTGCAATACCTCTCCAAAAAGTCATAAGACCAAGCCATAAAACACCCACAAAAACCAATTTTCTTGCATCTGTAGTGGTTGCAGCTTTTGCAACAAAAGGAGCTACCATTAAACCTGCAATTCCTGTCCAACAAGCAGCAAGCCCAGCTTGAGTTCCTGTATATCCCATCAAAGTTTGAAGCCAAAGAGGTGTTAAAACATTTGCACCAAAATATGCACCAAAAGCTAAACTTACAGTTAAAACACTTATGGTAAAACCCCTATGACGAAAAACTTTTAAATCAACAATTGGATGTTCTTCATAAAATTCCCAAATTATAAAAGAGACAAAACAAACAAAAGAGATTATTGATAAGATTATGATTTTAGAGGAACTAAACCAATCAAGATCTTTTCCCTCATCTAATACTAATTGTAAACATACAATCCAAACAATCAATAATGTTAAGCCAGTCACATCAATTGGTTTTTTAATTAAAGGCTCAACAAAATCTTTTAGTATTTTCCAAGCAAAAAATCCACAAATAATAACAATAGGAGAATTTAAGAAAAATACCCAAGGCCAACTATACTCATCACAAACATATCCTCCCACAATTGGTCCAAGAACTGGTGCAACAAGTGTAGTCATAGACCACATTCCAATAGCAACTCCTGCTTTTTCTTTTGGGAAAAGTCGCAAAAGTAAAGTCTGAGAAAGTGGCATTAAAGGTCCACCAGAAAAGCCTTGAAATACCCGAGCAACAACTAATAAACCCAAAGAATCTGCAAGTCCACAAACTATTGAAAACAATCCAAACATAATCATGGATACTACAAATACTTTAACTGCTCCAAACCTAGCTGCAAACCAACCTGTAAGTGGCACAGTTATAGCTTCACCAATTGCGTAAGCTGTGATTACCCAAGTACCTTGAGATGCTGTAGCACCAAGATTTCCTGCAATATGTGGAACTGATACATTTGCAATGGTCATATTTAAAACTGCAATAAAATTTGCAGTTGTAAGCATAAGAGCTGCAACCCAAAACATTGTAGGAGATAAATTAAATGCTCCATCTACTTTAGCAGATGAAGTTTCATCTTTTTTCATAATAAATTCTCATTTTATTTTTGTGTAAAAGTATCTATTTCTACATCCATTGAAAGACCTACTTTTAAAGGATGAGTTTTTAACTCTTCAGGAAGTAGTTCAATACGAACTGGCACTCTTTGAACAACTTTTATCCAATTTCCTGTAGCATTTTGCGCAGGAATTAATGAAAATGCAGCACCTGTTCCACCAGAAAAACCTTTTACAACTCCATGGTAAGTAACTGAATCACCATAAATATCCGCATGAACCTCAGCTTGTTGTCCAATTTTTACATTTTTTAATTGACCCTCTTTGAAGTTTGCATTTACATAAATATTATGTGTAGGTACAATTGATAATAATGGTGTTCCCTCTTGAACTCTTTGACCTAACTCAACTTGTCTTTTAGCAATTATTCCATCTATTGGGGCTTTTATAATTGTACGATTAAAATCTACCATTGCTTTGTCTAGTTTAGCTTGAGCCAAAAGAACTTCTGGATTTTCTTCTACACTTACATCATCAATTTTTGTAGCATTTTCATTTCTTGAACCAATTGCTGAATTGATATTTGCTTTTGATTGGTTTACTTCTGCAATTGTTGATTCCAAACTTGCTTTTGCATTTTCATAGGCATTTTTAGCCTGAGTTAATTCTTCTGCTGAAATAGCACCTGCTGAGATTAAAGCTTCTCGTCTTTTTAAATCAATTTTAGCTTTTTCAAAATCAGCTTTTACAGAACTTAGTTTTGCATTCATTTTAACTTCATCTGCTTCTCGCGCAACAATTAGTGCATTTAAACCATTATTATTAGCCACATAACCTTTTACTCTACGAATTGCTAAACTTAAATTTGCTTTTGCTTCTTCTAATGCTAAAGAAGTATCTGTTTGGTCGATTTTTACTAAAATATCGCCTTTTTTTACAACTTGCGTATCTTTTACTAAAACTTCACTAATTGTTCCACCAATAGAGGGAGTTACTTGTGCAATTTCAACATCTGTATATGCATTATCAGTTGATACAAAATGAGAAGCATATAAATACCAATATGCACTAAAAGATGCTCCCACAATAATTATTAATGCAAAGAAAATAAAAAGTACTTTTTTTCGTTTACTTTTGTTTGTTTCATTTGCTTTATTATTTTTTTCCATCATTATTTCCTTTTTCAATAATAGGTAATTTTGTGGCATATCCACCTCCAAGTGCATACTTAAGTGCAATATCTAAGCTTAATGCCCTACTTTTTTGATTTATTAAATTTCTTTTTACATCTATTAGAGTCTCTTGAGAATATAAAACATCTAAATAATTACTAAGTCCACCTTCGTACCGTTTTGTTTTAATATCATATGCCTCTTGTGAAGAATTAAGTTCTTCAAAAGATTTTAAAAGTTGTTTTGCTAGTGATTTTTGGCTAGTTCCTGCATCTGCCACTTCTTTTAAAGCTTGAGTTATTACTCCATTATAATTAGCAACAGCTTCTTCGTATTTACTTATATTTGAACGCAACTCACCTTGTAATCTTCCTGCACTAAAAATTGGTAAAGAAATAGCAGGCCCAACTGATCCTCTATATGAATCTTTTTCATTAAGTAGATTTAATCCCAAAGATTGAAGTCCAATAAATGCAGAAAGATTTACATTTGGATAAAACTCAGCTTTTTTCTCTTTTATCAGATATTCTTGTGATTCAACTTGCATACGAGCAGCAATAATATCTGGTCGTCTTCCCAATAAATCAACTGCAATTTCATTTGGCAATCCAAAATCACTTTGATTAAAGTTAATACTTGGACGAG from Arcobacter venerupis includes these protein-coding regions:
- a CDS encoding cytidylate kinase family protein gives rise to the protein MKEDKLVLQKEKIININFVKRVLVFIIGLFIMALGVSLSVKADIGVSPISCVPYIYSLRFSLTIGELTIILNSLFILIQIIILRKKYNIFQLVQLPAVILFGYCIDIAMTLSKNLQPSNYIEQLFLCLLACVILAFGIFLVIKTRLTYLPLEGLVIVISQTFKKEFGKIKISMDSLMVVIGLISSYAFISKIEGIREGSIIAALLIGTLIKFYSIKMPNIEKWLLQETVKDISTEDIVDKYNNTFVITISREFGSGGHEIGKIIAKQLGISFIDSELVRLTAIQTGYTLDYIQENEQKLSNSLIYDLYEQNYAYVNDELPPKDALFLVQSKIIRDICAQKSCVIVGRCANFILKDHPNCINIFIHANDEYRIEKINKDYGANPPVTNYDLEKSDEERANYCVHFTNKNWRDAKNYHFTIDSSLYGSKESANKVIGFIKRL
- a CDS encoding DHA2 family efflux MFS transporter permease subunit, which produces MKKDETSSAKVDGAFNLSPTMFWVAALMLTTANFIAVLNMTIANVSVPHIAGNLGATASQGTWVITAYAIGEAITVPLTGWFAARFGAVKVFVVSMIMFGLFSIVCGLADSLGLLVVARVFQGFSGGPLMPLSQTLLLRLFPKEKAGVAIGMWSMTTLVAPVLGPIVGGYVCDEYSWPWVFFLNSPIVIICGFFAWKILKDFVEPLIKKPIDVTGLTLLIVWIVCLQLVLDEGKDLDWFSSSKIIILSIISFVCFVSFIIWEFYEEHPIVDLKVFRHRGFTISVLTVSLAFGAYFGANVLTPLWLQTLMGYTGTQAGLAACWTGIAGLMVAPFVAKAATTTDARKLVFVGVLWLGLMTFWRGIANTDMAFIDVMLPLFFMGFGLPFFFIPSMGLSLSSVDKNEVDSAAGLLNFVRTLAGAFATSFVSTAWSNKTIENHADLVAITDSDNSIRISMEHSGMSTDLINQTINSMIDKQSVMLATNQVMITLSVVFLFAAFIIWAAPKPIKVPKGISGH
- a CDS encoding HlyD family secretion protein, which produces MEKNNKANETNKSKRKKVLFIFFALIIIVGASFSAYWYLYASHFVSTDNAYTDVEIAQVTPSIGGTISEVLVKDTQVVKKGDILVKIDQTDTSLALEEAKANLSLAIRRVKGYVANNNGLNALIVAREADEVKMNAKLSSVKADFEKAKIDLKRREALISAGAISAEELTQAKNAYENAKASLESTIAEVNQSKANINSAIGSRNENATKIDDVSVEENPEVLLAQAKLDKAMVDFNRTIIKAPIDGIIAKRQVELGQRVQEGTPLLSIVPTHNIYVNANFKEGQLKNVKIGQQAEVHADIYGDSVTYHGVVKGFSGGTGAAFSLIPAQNATGNWIKVVQRVPVRIELLPEELKTHPLKVGLSMDVEIDTFTQK